Proteins from a single region of Campylobacter sputorum:
- a CDS encoding ABC transporter ATP-binding protein, with protein sequence MQDSVNFSVKKSEIYGFLGGSGSGKTTLMKTLFYLKEPKSGIVKIFDKDIWALDDNDRMELKLKCGVMFQFGALYSSMNVLDNIGVLLREHSKIPNKIIDEISMFWLQKVGLDKQTATLYPSQLSGGMKKRASLARALVLSPQILFLDEPNSGLDPMSARGFDKLICDLRDSLGITIVMVTHDIDSIFGILDRFLIIENKKIIFEGNVEEVKELKNNPLEDLFSMRDKNYGK encoded by the coding sequence ATGCAAGATAGCGTAAATTTTAGTGTAAAAAAATCTGAAATTTATGGTTTTTTAGGCGGAAGTGGAAGTGGCAAAACAACTCTTATGAAAACCCTTTTTTATTTAAAAGAGCCAAAAAGTGGCATTGTAAAGATTTTTGATAAAGACATATGGGCGTTAGATGATAATGACAGGATGGAACTAAAACTAAAATGTGGTGTAATGTTTCAGTTTGGCGCACTTTATTCTTCTATGAATGTATTAGATAATATTGGTGTTTTGCTTAGAGAACATAGTAAAATTCCAAATAAAATTATAGATGAAATTTCTATGTTTTGGCTTCAAAAAGTTGGACTTGATAAACAAACAGCAACACTTTATCCAAGCCAGTTAAGTGGTGGTATGAAAAAAAGAGCATCTCTTGCAAGAGCTTTGGTTCTTAGTCCACAAATACTTTTTTTAGATGAGCCAAATAGTGGACTTGATCCAATGAGTGCAAGAGGTTTTGATAAACTAATATGCGATCTTAGAGATAGTCTGGGTATTACCATTGTTATGGTTACACATGATATTGATAGTATTTTTGGTATATTAGATCGTTTTTTGATAATAGAAAACAAAAAAATAATTTTTGAAGGTAATGTAGAAGAAGTTAAAGAATTAAAAAACAATCCTCTTGAGGATTTATTTAGCATGAGGGATAAAAATTATGGAAAATAA
- a CDS encoding MlaD family protein has product MENKNSYTIVGVFFVVCVFCISMFLLWMNARGNEDVYRSYYIQTQVLPNGIKDGSEVKFIGVPAGFVKRIYFSNLQNATIEIEVFVNDGLPIKKDSTAVVESQGITGISYINISKGSDEAEGFKDDEKAVIALTPGLIDKITSKADMLYENLINAFNSISLVLNDDNAKKINSILTILNSSISNLGSKDNIEKFNSIINSLDMIANNFENESSAMNGFFTKATKAVDSIDRLIYNINHTLAQLNTNQILIRQRIESDDYNLRAIAFPTLNQATNTMIEFQDVLREIKSMLFRLEDDPYKFFFKNTQKED; this is encoded by the coding sequence ATGGAAAATAAAAATTCCTATACAATAGTCGGCGTATTTTTTGTTGTTTGTGTTTTTTGCATATCTATGTTTTTATTATGGATGAATGCAAGAGGAAATGAGGATGTTTATAGATCATATTATATACAAACACAAGTTTTGCCAAATGGTATAAAAGATGGTAGTGAAGTTAAATTTATTGGTGTTCCTGCTGGATTTGTAAAAAGAATATATTTTAGCAATTTACAAAATGCAACGATAGAAATAGAAGTTTTTGTAAATGATGGATTGCCAATAAAAAAAGATAGCACGGCAGTTGTGGAATCTCAAGGGATTACTGGAATTTCATACATAAATATAAGTAAAGGCAGTGATGAAGCTGAGGGTTTTAAAGATGATGAAAAAGCAGTAATAGCTTTAACACCAGGTCTTATTGATAAAATCACTTCAAAAGCTGATATGTTATATGAAAATTTAATTAACGCATTTAATAGCATATCTTTGGTTTTAAACGATGATAATGCTAAAAAAATAAACTCTATTTTGACAATTTTAAATAGCTCTATATCAAATTTAGGAAGTAAAGACAACATAGAAAAATTTAATTCTATTATAAATTCTTTAGATATGATTGCAAATAATTTTGAAAATGAAAGCTCTGCTATGAATGGCTTTTTTACAAAAGCCACAAAAGCCGTTGATAGCATAGATAGACTGATTTACAATATAAATCACACTCTAGCACAGCTTAATACAAACCAAATTTTGATTAGGCAGCGTATCGAAAGTGATGATTATAATCTTAGAGCCATAGCATTTCCAACTTTAAATCAAGCTACAAATACTATGATAGAATTTCAAGATGTATTAAGAGAGATAAAAAGTATGTTGTTTAGATTAGAAGATGATCCATATAAATTTTTTTTTAAAAATACTCAAAAAGAAGACTAA
- a CDS encoding flagellar assembly protein A codes for MPSDKFLDPITIETNNIKKELEKLSSNYEIDIKNIDYDLISVVCVYKLGTLEQKTITADKFGIFDDNKFFSDKNLILNQSYRVAFYDKRNHIYPKLPDIKLAVNKNFTKVICIVKAMPDFMYYDEFGDEMLKFINKKLLTSRILIGIRKEELTQSLKDISDDLRQNNALDKDYNFTITTGVLPVLSVDDDLIFHYKNKIVNTKEDGNIDYSERGFLYGVSKDEVIIEYIKPRMGICGRDVFGKTIEVKTPNSTFDPNLSISENIQKQEDDNSIKFIAKKSGYVVEEDGKFDIKEDLEVSNLSFKNTGSVSVGTENNVKLNVTQKDVNKDAVGANISIETSEIIISGSVGQEAKIKANIVEVGGVTHSTSFIQAKKAKIATHIGTLECDECEINRLEKGKVFGKIIHIGSALGGEISGEEIYIDNLVSNVTITASKLIEINQNIGSSNKLIIDPTAIHAYLDQISNYQSEIKVLNLDIEKLLKEIKKTKTTINDSKESINIIKDQIKKMMEKKNKIPAVFMLKLKEYKTLIKNYNDMISEYKDKNYTLETIHSNLKNIQNKIFEAQIKIKGTWEDMNDIIFVLIDPPKKLNYVTIKNDLIKLFKVEERIDEEYYIYKGFEE; via the coding sequence TTGCCAAGCGATAAATTCTTAGATCCTATTACAATAGAGACAAACAATATAAAAAAAGAGTTAGAAAAACTTAGTTCTAATTATGAAATTGATATAAAAAATATAGACTATGATTTGATTTCTGTTGTATGTGTTTATAAGCTTGGTACTTTAGAGCAAAAAACTATAACTGCTGATAAATTTGGTATTTTTGATGATAATAAATTTTTTAGTGACAAAAATTTGATATTAAATCAATCCTATAGAGTCGCTTTTTATGATAAAAGAAATCATATTTATCCAAAACTTCCAGATATAAAGCTTGCTGTAAATAAAAACTTTACTAAAGTTATATGTATAGTTAAGGCTATGCCTGATTTTATGTATTATGATGAATTTGGCGATGAAATGCTTAAATTTATAAATAAAAAGCTACTAACTAGTAGAATTTTAATAGGCATTAGAAAAGAAGAACTTACTCAAAGCCTAAAAGATATAAGCGATGATTTAAGACAAAATAATGCTCTTGATAAAGATTATAATTTTACTATAACTACAGGCGTTTTACCAGTTTTAAGTGTAGATGATGATCTTATTTTTCATTATAAAAATAAAATTGTAAATACAAAAGAAGATGGAAATATTGATTATTCTGAGCGTGGATTTTTATATGGTGTTTCAAAAGATGAGGTAATTATAGAGTATATTAAGCCGCGAATGGGTATTTGCGGGAGAGATGTATTTGGTAAAACAATAGAAGTAAAAACACCAAATAGCACATTTGATCCAAATTTATCTATTAGTGAAAATATACAAAAACAAGAAGATGATAACTCTATAAAATTTATCGCAAAAAAGTCTGGATATGTCGTTGAAGAAGATGGTAAATTTGATATAAAAGAAGATTTAGAGGTTTCAAATTTAAGTTTTAAAAATACTGGTTCAGTTAGTGTTGGAACTGAAAATAATGTAAAATTAAATGTAACTCAAAAAGATGTAAATAAAGATGCAGTTGGCGCAAATATAAGTATAGAAACAAGCGAAATTATCATTTCTGGTAGTGTTGGACAAGAAGCAAAAATAAAAGCAAATATTGTAGAAGTTGGAGGAGTTACTCACTCTACTTCTTTTATACAGGCGAAAAAAGCAAAAATTGCAACTCATATAGGAACTTTAGAGTGTGATGAGTGTGAGATAAATCGCCTTGAAAAAGGTAAAGTTTTTGGCAAAATCATACATATAGGTTCAGCACTTGGTGGAGAAATAAGCGGAGAGGAAATTTATATAGACAATCTTGTTTCAAATGTAACCATAACTGCTTCAAAACTTATAGAAATTAATCAAAATATAGGAAGTTCAAACAAACTCATAATAGATCCAACTGCCATTCATGCTTATTTAGATCAAATTTCTAATTATCAATCAGAAATTAAAGTCCTGAATTTAGATATAGAAAAACTTCTAAAAGAGATAAAAAAGACTAAAACAACTATAAATGATTCAAAAGAATCTATTAATATAATAAAAGATCAAATCAAAAAAATGATGGAGAAAAAAAATAAAATTCCAGCAGTTTTCATGCTAAAGTTAAAAGAATACAAAACCTTGATTAAAAATTATAATGATATGATTTCAGAGTATAAAGATAAAAACTATACTTTAGAAACGATTCATTCAAATTTAAAAAATATTCAAAATAAAATTTTTGAGGCACAGATAAAAATTAAAGGAACTTGGGAAGATATGAATGATATAATATTCGTTTTGATAGATCCTCCTAAAAAGTTAAATTATGTCACTATAAAAAATGACCTTATTAAGCTTTTTAAAGTTGAAGAGAGGATTGATGAAGAATATTATATTTACAAAGGTTTTGAAGAATGA
- the ruvA gene encoding Holliday junction branch migration protein RuvA: MIKAIEGVITKKEPTFLVLKTGSGVSYGIFVSLFTYAKLEKNQKIELLITQIIREDANLLYGFLDISEQKMFEMLVKLNGIGVATAMAICSSLNVSDFSNAIMNGNAEVFRSVPGIGPKMARRIIAELSDAKIILDNEQDSSNSRNEAMQALESLGFKRDKISKVLSECKSEETSEIIKEALQILGKGVK; this comes from the coding sequence ATGATAAAAGCCATAGAAGGTGTGATAACGAAAAAAGAACCAACTTTTTTAGTTTTAAAAACTGGAAGTGGAGTTAGTTATGGTATTTTTGTTTCGCTGTTTACTTACGCAAAATTGGAAAAAAATCAGAAAATAGAACTTTTAATCACGCAAATTATTAGAGAAGATGCAAATTTGCTATATGGTTTTTTGGATATTAGCGAACAAAAAATGTTTGAAATGCTTGTTAAATTAAATGGAATAGGTGTCGCGACTGCTATGGCAATTTGTTCTAGCCTTAATGTTAGTGATTTTTCTAATGCGATAATGAATGGAAATGCAGAGGTATTTAGATCTGTTCCTGGCATTGGTCCAAAGATGGCAAGAAGAATTATCGCTGAGCTAAGCGATGCGAAAATAATTTTAGATAATGAACAAGATAGTAGCAATTCAAGAAACGAAGCTATGCAAGCTCTTGAATCACTTGGATTTAAAAGAGATAAAATTTCAAAAGTGTTAAGTGAGTGCAAAAGCGAGGAAACAAGTGAGATTATAAAAGAAGCACTACAAATACTTGGAAAAGGCGTAAAATGA
- a CDS encoding D-alanine--D-alanine ligase — protein sequence MRLAVIFGGVSYEHEISIVSAIALKNVLKTDLEFIFCDKFRNFYLIDKKDMKANFFSSKKYQKAKQLELKNGGFFTKSIMGKKLDITCVINLIHGCDGEDGKIAALFDFFEIDYIGPRLEASVLSFSKELTKLYANKVGVNVLPYEVIKRGEMPTLELPIILKPLRLGSSIGVSMVHDKSDLEYALDVAFEFDNEVLVEPLIENVREFNLAGCKIEDKIIHSIVEEPKKEKMLDFEQKYMSFSNENRSKKADIALELENEFQATFDKIYNTTFDGALIRCDFFYYEGKIYLNEINPNPGSLANYLFNDFEDIILKLAKNTPKSKQIDIDYKFINSITSAKGKL from the coding sequence ATGAGATTAGCTGTGATATTTGGCGGAGTTAGTTATGAGCATGAGATAAGTATAGTTTCGGCTATAGCTTTAAAAAATGTATTGAAAACAGATTTGGAATTTATTTTTTGTGATAAATTTAGAAATTTTTATCTAATAGATAAAAAAGATATGAAAGCAAATTTTTTCAGTTCTAAAAAGTATCAAAAGGCAAAACAATTAGAGTTAAAAAATGGTGGATTTTTTACAAAGTCTATAATGGGTAAAAAACTTGATATAACTTGTGTTATAAATTTAATCCACGGATGTGATGGGGAAGATGGTAAAATAGCGGCTTTATTTGACTTTTTTGAAATAGATTATATAGGACCAAGATTAGAAGCAAGTGTGCTTAGTTTTAGTAAAGAACTAACAAAACTTTATGCTAATAAAGTTGGCGTAAATGTGCTTCCTTACGAGGTTATAAAAAGAGGTGAAATGCCAACTCTTGAGCTACCAATAATCTTAAAACCTCTTAGATTAGGCAGTTCAATAGGTGTAAGTATGGTGCACGATAAAAGTGATTTGGAGTATGCTTTGGATGTGGCTTTTGAGTTTGATAATGAGGTATTGGTTGAGCCGCTTATAGAAAATGTAAGAGAGTTTAATCTAGCTGGTTGTAAAATAGAAGATAAAATCATTCATTCCATAGTCGAAGAGCCTAAAAAAGAAAAGATGCTTGATTTTGAGCAAAAGTATATGAGTTTTTCAAACGAAAATAGAAGCAAAAAAGCAGATATAGCATTAGAGCTTGAAAATGAATTTCAAGCTACTTTTGATAAGATTTATAACACAACTTTTGATGGTGCACTCATAAGATGCGACTTTTTTTATTACGAGGGTAAAATTTATCTAAATGAGATAAATCCAAACCCTGGAAGTTTGGCAAATTATCTTTTTAATGATTTTGAAGATATTATTTTAAAATTGGCAAAAAATACTC